Genomic DNA from Trinickia violacea:
TGCTGCACGACGCGACGGAAGCCTATCTAGGCGACGCGATTTCGCCATTAAAGCGCGTATTGCCCGAGCTCGTCGCGCTCGAGGAGACGTGGTGGACTGCGATTGCGACGCACTTCGCGTTGCCACGGGTCCTACCACCAGCGGTGAAGCTTGCCGACAGTGTGTTGCTCGCGACCGAGCTGCGTGATCTCACCCAAGCGGCTCATACAACCGCGAAGCAGGATCCGCTGCCGATCGCGCTCGACGAGCCGATCGTTCCGCTGACCGCCGATGAGGCGGAAGACGTTTTCTTGCGCTTGTTTGCGTACTACTCAAGGGTACGGACCGACAGCGCACAGCCACAGGAGCTCACACCTTGAAAACTTCACTTCTCGGAGCCGCCGCGCTCATGACCGCGCTGGCTTTTTCGCCCGCGCATGCCGATGAGTCAGATCCGTCGGCTTGCGGCGCAGTGCTGTGTCTCGCGGGCGAATTGCTGGGTAGCAGTGGCGGCGAAAACTGCAGCGAATACGAGTCACAGTATTTCTCGATCGTGCGGTATCACCACGGCCACATGGACCTCGGGCCGACTTCGAATGCGCGCATGGCTTTTCTCAACCAGTGCCAGGACGGGGACGACCAGACGAAACATGCCGTCAACGACCGGTACGGCACGAGCTGGGGATTGTAGTGGAGCGCGCACCGTCGCCAGTGCATGACGTCGCTGAACGCGACCGGTGCCGGCGCGCTTTCCTGCACGCGGTGCGGTGTGCCCGTGCGGGGGATTTCGAGCCAGGCAACGCGCTGATCCGGGGCGTTGCCGTTCGTCACGGCAAATCGGCCGCCGCGATCCAGCTGCGCGAGCTGCAGCGATATGTCGACAGTGACTGCGATGCGTGAACACGTTCGGGTCCTCGTTAAAACCAACCGTTTCGATGGACGGCGATGTCGCTTTCGCGATCAAGCGACCTTGCCTTGACTGTGCTGTCAACTGATGGAGGTTTCGATGTTTGAAGATACGGTATTGCGCTTTGCCGACAAGGATCGGCAAAACGACCTCGCCGAACGCGAGCAGCAACTGGCCGCGCGACAGGCGAGCCTGCAGGCACGGCAGCAAAACCTCGCGTTCCGGCAGGAGTGGATGATGCGCGATCCGCAGGCCGTGCTTGGCGCGCTCGACGCGGACCGCAAGCTGCGCGAGGAAGAGAAGCGCAGCGACGCACTCGCCAAAGACGTTAAGCAGCGGTTCGGCCTGAAGGATAACGAGCTCATCGACACAGCGGCGATGCGCGGTGCGCTCGAGCGCGCGCTTGCCGAGAAAGACGTCGAGCAGCAGATGCGCGCCGAACGCATCGCGGACCGGGCGTCGTTAATCGATGGCCTGAACCGGCTGTCGATGATCGATGCGGCCAAGACGCGCGAGATCCTCCACGCAAACAGAGAGATCCGGTCGACGCGCGAGTGGACCCGAGAAGAGCTGGCCACAATGTTCGCGAAAGCCCAGGCGTGGAAGGATGACGACGGCAAGACGCGAAACTATCCCAAGACCCTGGACGGCTGGTCGAAGTCCCTGGCCGAACGCGAACGCGCGCTCGAGCTCGCGGAGGTCAAGCTCGATGCGCAAGAGCTGACTCTGCGTGCCGCGGTCGAGCGTAAGGTTGCAGCGCTCGAGGAGCAAAAGCGCCTTCAGGGGGAACAGGCCAGGCAGGCCGAAACGCAAATGCAACCTGAGGTCGCGAAGCAGGCGGAGACGGCAAAGCCAGAGCAGTCCGTCGAGACTGCCGCGGCGAAAGCCGTGTCGACGGAAGCAGCGAGCGCAAGGGCCGTCGAACCGCCGGCGACGAGCAAGATCCGCGACGCGATCGATACCTCACTGGAGACGCTGCGCGATCCGCAGCGCTTCGCTGCGGTGGTCGACGAATACGTGCGCCGCACGGGCGCCAGTGCCGAGGTCGCAAAGAGCACATTCGAGCAACTGCGCGAAGAAAAAGAACGTGTGGCGGCTTCCGTCGAAGACCGGAACCCAATCAATCAAGCGCGCGACGCATTCTTTGCACGCGGGCCAGACGCGCCGTCGAACGTGATCGAACTCAACGCGCCGCAACGTCAGCCTGCAGTGGAAGGCACGTCTGAACCGACGAAGCAGGCGCAACTGGGGGGAGGGAAGACGGAACTGGCCGCGCAGACGCCGGCCGACGGCCAGAGCAGCGCGCAATCCACACCGACCCAATCGCTCGGCCGCAACCGCAGCCGTGACGCGGGTTTAACTGCCGATTTGTTTGCCGACGGAAAGGCAAACGAACAGGCTCCGGCAGACGGTC
This window encodes:
- a CDS encoding phosphohydrolase; its protein translation is MITFTGRRIDVLDPHPEQIDIRDIAHALANQCRFAGHTRVFYSVADHSIRVAGQLPMPHRLGGLLHDATEAYLGDAISPLKRVLPELVALEETWWTAIATHFALPRVLPPAVKLADSVLLATELRDLTQAAHTTAKQDPLPIALDEPIVPLTADEAEDVFLRLFAYYSRVRTDSAQPQELTP
- a CDS encoding TrbM/KikA/MpfK family conjugal transfer protein; the encoded protein is MKTSLLGAAALMTALAFSPAHADESDPSACGAVLCLAGELLGSSGGENCSEYESQYFSIVRYHHGHMDLGPTSNARMAFLNQCQDGDDQTKHAVNDRYGTSWGL